One genomic window of Prochlorococcus marinus str. NATL2A includes the following:
- a CDS encoding 16S rRNA (cytosine(967)-C(5))-methyltransferase: MKGLDARKAAWDVIQAVGGGAFADVALERIFNLYSFKSIDKGLITELSYGAIRQRYYLDCWIDYLGKVPAKKQPPLLRWLLHLGLYQVLKMKRIPPAAAINTTVELAKTYHLKKLAPVVNGILRSALRSKERGLLLPKSNNPSLELAKNESLPLWLADELIKWKGLEDAKKIAKAFNCISPIDIRVNRLRADLKEVKEIFDSCGIHNQAIPNCPYGLEVRAGVGEPRKWPGYEEGKWSVQDRSSQLIAPSLGPLPGEKILDACAAPGGKSTHIAELINNEGNLWSVDRSSRRSKKILANSERLGTKCLQILVADSNELLLKNPDWKGFFDRILIDAPCSGLGTLARHPDARWRMNQDNIQQLVAVQSQLLNSLAPLLKNGGKLVYSTCTIHPEENSHQIKNFLQSKSEFLLEYEKQIWPGEGDNGDGFYISVLNKLKN; the protein is encoded by the coding sequence ATGAAGGGCTTAGATGCCAGAAAAGCTGCTTGGGATGTTATCCAAGCCGTAGGTGGAGGTGCATTCGCAGATGTTGCTTTGGAAAGGATTTTTAATCTTTATTCCTTTAAGTCGATAGATAAAGGATTGATAACTGAACTTTCTTATGGTGCAATTCGCCAAAGATATTATTTAGATTGTTGGATTGATTATTTAGGGAAAGTACCAGCTAAGAAACAACCTCCTTTATTGAGATGGTTATTGCATCTTGGCCTATATCAGGTTTTAAAAATGAAGAGAATACCTCCAGCGGCTGCAATCAATACAACTGTAGAGCTTGCGAAAACTTATCATTTAAAAAAGCTGGCTCCCGTTGTTAATGGAATTTTGCGATCTGCTCTTAGAAGCAAAGAGAGAGGTCTCTTGTTGCCTAAATCAAATAATCCTAGTTTAGAACTAGCAAAAAACGAATCCCTACCTCTTTGGTTGGCAGATGAATTGATTAAGTGGAAGGGATTAGAAGATGCTAAGAAGATTGCTAAAGCATTTAACTGTATTAGTCCTATTGATATAAGAGTGAATAGATTGCGTGCAGATTTAAAAGAAGTAAAAGAAATTTTTGATTCCTGTGGTATTCATAATCAAGCGATACCAAATTGTCCTTACGGATTGGAGGTTCGAGCTGGTGTTGGTGAACCTAGAAAATGGCCCGGTTATGAAGAAGGAAAATGGAGTGTTCAAGATAGATCTTCACAGTTAATTGCCCCATCATTAGGACCTCTACCTGGAGAAAAGATTCTTGATGCTTGTGCTGCACCAGGCGGAAAATCAACACATATTGCTGAATTAATTAATAATGAGGGCAATCTCTGGTCTGTTGATCGATCATCAAGAAGATCTAAAAAAATATTAGCTAACTCAGAGAGGCTTGGGACTAAATGCTTGCAAATATTGGTTGCTGATTCTAATGAGCTATTACTAAAAAATCCTGATTGGAAAGGTTTTTTTGATCGTATATTAATAGATGCTCCATGCTCAGGATTGGGTACTCTTGCTCGCCACCCTGATGCAAGATGGAGGATGAATCAAGATAATATTCAGCAGCTTGTCGCTGTTCAAAGTCAGTTGCTTAACTCGTTAGCGCCCTTATTGAAAAATGGAGGGAAGTTGGTTTATTCCACTTGTACTATTCACCCTGAAGAAAATTCTCATCAGATAAAAAATTTTCTTCAATCAAAGTCTGAGTTTTTATTGGAATATGAAAAACAGATCTGGCCTGGAGAGGGAGATAATGGAGATGGTTTTTATATTTCTGTTTTAAATAAATTAAAAAATTAA
- a CDS encoding biotin--[acetyl-CoA-carboxylase] ligase, with amino-acid sequence MNNQKFDRGVGLIYKYHKSNHCSPKSWRLMLKTICASTEIELSKWITEKPVKKNQPIAIFSSCQRFGKGQAGRIWHAPKGGVWVSAAINREDSCENNSQLYGLAVALALVERIERIGVNVNIKWPNDLLVDGQKLAGILPRLFFRGGKLRLLRVGVGLNVFNNVPQEGISLKQIIGDKTMNINFWSSEVLLAIERSLDLLDNKNFLCSQVEQRLWSRKYIDKETGLKWDIKGIDSSGGLNLSKEDKVKVLSNYA; translated from the coding sequence ATGAATAATCAAAAATTCGATAGAGGGGTTGGGTTGATTTATAAATATCACAAATCAAATCATTGCTCTCCCAAGTCTTGGAGATTAATGCTGAAAACTATATGTGCTAGTACAGAAATAGAACTATCAAAATGGATTACAGAAAAACCAGTAAAAAAAAATCAGCCAATAGCTATTTTTTCTTCTTGCCAAAGATTTGGTAAAGGTCAAGCTGGTCGAATTTGGCATGCACCAAAAGGAGGGGTTTGGGTTAGTGCGGCTATTAACAGGGAAGATTCTTGTGAAAATAATTCTCAGCTTTATGGGTTAGCGGTGGCTTTAGCTTTGGTTGAAAGAATTGAACGGATAGGAGTTAATGTCAATATAAAATGGCCTAATGATCTATTGGTTGATGGACAAAAATTAGCTGGAATCTTACCTAGATTATTTTTTAGAGGAGGAAAACTTAGATTATTAAGAGTTGGAGTAGGTTTAAACGTTTTTAATAATGTTCCTCAAGAAGGGATTTCACTAAAACAAATTATTGGAGATAAAACGATGAATATAAATTTTTGGTCTTCAGAAGTTCTACTTGCAATAGAAAGATCTTTAGATCTTTTAGATAATAAAAATTTTTTGTGCAGTCAGGTTGAACAAAGACTGTGGTCAAGAAAATACATTGATAAAGAAACTGGATTGAAATGGGATATTAAAGGTATAGATTCAAGTGGAGGATTGAATCTTTCTAAAGAAGATAAAGTGAAAGTCTTGTCTAATTATGCATGA
- the hisF gene encoding imidazole glycerol phosphate synthase subunit HisF: protein MVALRLIPCLDVSNGRVVKGVNFVGLRDAGDPVELGCRYSKAGADELVFLDITATYEKRSTLVDMVRRTSESVTIPFTVGGGISSLNGINELLRAGADKVSLNSSAVKDPSLISKGANRFGSQCIVVAIDAKKNKNIPNKWDVYVSGGRNNTGLDAIEWAEKVFEMGAGEILLTSMDGDGTQNGYDIELTKCIADKVPIPVIASGGAGCLRHIKEAFTLGKSSAALLASLLHDGQLTIREIKEYLIKENLPIRPIE from the coding sequence ATGGTTGCTTTAAGATTGATTCCTTGTCTTGATGTTTCAAACGGACGGGTAGTGAAGGGGGTTAACTTTGTTGGATTGCGTGATGCAGGTGATCCAGTTGAATTGGGATGTAGATATAGCAAGGCTGGAGCAGATGAATTGGTCTTCCTTGACATAACAGCTACATACGAGAAAAGATCTACTTTGGTTGATATGGTTAGACGAACATCCGAATCAGTAACCATTCCTTTCACTGTTGGTGGCGGAATAAGTTCATTGAATGGAATTAATGAATTGCTACGAGCAGGAGCTGACAAAGTAAGTTTAAACTCTAGTGCTGTTAAAGACCCTTCGTTGATTTCTAAAGGGGCAAATCGTTTTGGATCTCAATGTATTGTGGTCGCAATAGATGCAAAAAAGAACAAAAATATTCCTAATAAGTGGGACGTTTATGTGAGTGGGGGAAGGAATAATACTGGCTTAGATGCGATTGAATGGGCAGAAAAAGTTTTTGAGATGGGAGCAGGTGAAATTCTATTAACCTCCATGGACGGTGATGGAACTCAAAATGGTTATGACATAGAACTCACTAAATGTATTGCTGATAAAGTTCCAATACCAGTAATAGCTTCGGGAGGCGCTGGTTGCTTGAGGCACATTAAAGAGGCTTTTACTCTTGGGAAATCTTCAGCTGCTCTTTTGGCTTCTTTATTGCATGATGGACAATTAACTATCAGAGAAATAAAAGAATATTTGATTAAGGAAAATTTACCTATAAGACCAATTGAATGA
- a CDS encoding NAD(P)H-quinone oxidoreductase subunit N, which produces MGELLSFQIFINEPVELLNLSLNAKAVLPEAAVLMAMLGTLLVDLAGEKISARWSPPICYAGLGSALILLAMQWDGEIQESFLGAFIADNLAIAFRGVIVLSTLISLLISWRYADQNGSPIGEFAAILLAATLGAMLLCGSTDLVSVFVSLETLSVASYLLSGYLKRDSRSSEAALKYLLVGSAAAAVFLYGASLLYGISGSTNLKEIGTTLLSAPTPLSALALVFVLSTVAFKIAAVPFHQWTPDVYEGSPTPVVAFLSVGSKAAGFALAIRILVGCFSAFDTQWKLLFTVLAVLSMSLGNVVALAQKSMKRMLAYSSIGQAGFVMIGLVCGTEDGFAAMVLYMAAYLFMNLGAFACIILFSIRTGSDQISDYAGLYQKDPLITLGLSLCLLSLGGIPPMLGFFGKIYLFFAGWADGQYLLVTVGLVTSVISIYYYISVIKMMVVTEPKEASDVVKAYPSIEWSIPGMSSLKVALIFCVLVTAIGGIISNPLFNFADSAVNGTPLLREAITLASKSSIG; this is translated from the coding sequence ATGGGAGAACTTTTGTCTTTTCAAATATTCATAAATGAACCTGTGGAGCTTTTAAATCTTTCTTTAAATGCCAAAGCTGTTCTTCCAGAGGCTGCCGTTCTAATGGCAATGCTTGGAACACTTTTGGTTGATTTGGCTGGTGAAAAGATATCAGCCCGCTGGTCCCCTCCAATATGTTACGCAGGTCTTGGTAGTGCTTTGATTTTGCTGGCAATGCAATGGGATGGAGAAATTCAAGAATCTTTTTTAGGTGCATTTATTGCAGACAATCTTGCTATTGCTTTTAGAGGGGTGATAGTTCTTTCAACTCTTATTTCTCTACTTATAAGTTGGAGATATGCTGATCAAAATGGAAGTCCTATTGGTGAATTTGCTGCAATATTATTAGCTGCCACTCTTGGAGCAATGCTTCTATGTGGTTCAACTGATTTGGTCAGTGTTTTCGTGTCATTGGAAACACTTTCCGTGGCTAGCTATCTGCTTTCTGGATATCTCAAAAGAGACTCAAGAAGTTCAGAAGCAGCTTTGAAATATCTGTTAGTTGGTTCTGCTGCAGCAGCTGTATTTTTGTATGGAGCATCCCTCCTCTATGGAATAAGTGGGTCTACAAATTTAAAAGAAATAGGAACAACTTTACTAAGTGCTCCTACACCTTTGTCTGCATTAGCACTGGTTTTCGTATTATCTACAGTAGCTTTCAAAATTGCAGCAGTTCCATTTCATCAATGGACACCCGATGTTTACGAAGGTTCTCCTACGCCAGTAGTTGCCTTCTTATCAGTAGGTTCCAAAGCAGCAGGTTTTGCACTCGCAATAAGAATACTAGTCGGATGTTTTAGTGCTTTTGACACACAATGGAAATTGCTATTTACTGTTTTAGCTGTTCTCAGTATGTCTCTGGGAAATGTTGTAGCGCTAGCTCAAAAATCAATGAAAAGGATGCTTGCTTATAGTTCAATTGGACAAGCTGGCTTTGTAATGATTGGCTTGGTTTGCGGAACTGAAGATGGTTTCGCCGCAATGGTTCTATACATGGCTGCTTATTTGTTTATGAATCTTGGCGCTTTTGCCTGCATAATCCTTTTCTCAATCAGAACGGGTAGTGATCAAATTTCAGATTATGCAGGACTGTACCAAAAAGATCCATTAATCACATTAGGATTAAGTTTATGCCTTCTTTCCTTGGGAGGTATTCCTCCAATGTTGGGATTCTTCGGGAAGATTTATTTATTTTTTGCTGGATGGGCAGATGGGCAATACTTACTAGTAACTGTCGGCCTAGTTACGTCAGTTATTTCAATTTACTACTACATATCAGTTATAAAAATGATGGTAGTAACAGAACCTAAAGAAGCCTCAGATGTTGTAAAAGCATATCCATCAATAGAATGGTCAATTCCTGGGATGTCATCTCTCAAAGTGGCATTGATTTTTTGTGTTCTCGTAACTGCTATTGGTGGAATTATTTCAAACCCTCTCTTCAATTTTGCAGATAGTGCGGTAAACGGAACGCCATTACTTCGTGAAGCCATTACTCTTGCAAGTAAAAGTTCAATTGGTTAA
- the petP gene encoding cytochrome b6f subunit PetP gives MAKPTSLSRIGSKIKVNIERVQDRIPSYLIDQLSEDPRGTVIDYKMTDGRGGIGVVIKMNDGSKHWFFEDEVS, from the coding sequence ATGGCTAAGCCAACCTCCCTTTCAAGGATAGGTTCAAAAATTAAAGTTAATATTGAACGTGTCCAGGACCGCATACCTTCTTATTTGATAGACCAACTATCAGAAGACCCAAGAGGCACTGTAATCGATTATAAGATGACAGATGGAAGGGGTGGAATTGGTGTGGTTATTAAAATGAATGACGGGAGCAAACATTGGTTCTTCGAAGATGAAGTTTCTTAA
- a CDS encoding DUF721 domain-containing protein, whose protein sequence is MILEDLKHKKKEKKEQSIYTCLEEIKSSWKGNVGGLIQDWVAIAGEQLAFNSTPLNIQNKILTIGASHPQWRQAIQYNRLELIASLKSYGYQIKEIRIRQHYPKDLVTRESEKEIWEKHPSRTDKTGITNCPICKVPSPKGEVKLWGKCSFCRRKELRID, encoded by the coding sequence TTGATTTTAGAAGACTTAAAGCATAAAAAAAAAGAAAAAAAAGAGCAGTCAATTTATACATGTTTAGAGGAAATCAAGTCTTCATGGAAAGGGAATGTCGGGGGACTTATTCAAGATTGGGTAGCAATAGCTGGGGAACAACTCGCATTTAATAGCACACCACTCAATATTCAAAATAAAATTTTAACGATTGGAGCAAGTCATCCTCAGTGGAGACAGGCTATCCAGTACAACCGCTTAGAATTAATTGCGTCTTTAAAATCATATGGCTATCAAATAAAAGAGATTCGGATTAGACAACATTACCCCAAAGATTTAGTTACAAGGGAGAGTGAAAAAGAAATATGGGAAAAGCACCCAAGTAGAACTGATAAGACTGGAATCACCAATTGTCCTATTTGCAAAGTCCCATCTCCCAAGGGAGAAGTTAAATTATGGGGTAAATGTAGTTTTTGTAGAAGAAAAGAATTGAGAATAGATTGA
- the chlG gene encoding chlorophyll synthase ChlG — MSDARQLLGIKGGSETTNIWKLRLQLMKPITWIPLLWGVICGAAASGNYHWELSNILASISCMFMSGPLLTGYTQTINDYFDREIDAINEPNRPIPSGAISLFQVKCQIWVLLIAGLGVAYLLDLWAHHTIPSVLLLALGGSFVSFIYSAPPLKLKQNGWLGNYALGASYIALPWWAGQALFGHLTWTTALLTLAYSLSGLGIAVINDFKSVEGDKSLGLESLPVVFGIKNASRISAGMIDIFQLAMVVVLIAIGQHFASVILVLLIIPQITFQDIWLLRDPLKFDVKYQASAQPFLILGMLVTAIAIGHSSLISL, encoded by the coding sequence GTGAGCGATGCTAGGCAACTCCTTGGGATAAAAGGAGGTTCTGAAACAACAAACATATGGAAGCTTCGTTTGCAATTGATGAAGCCCATCACATGGATTCCCTTGTTATGGGGAGTCATATGTGGAGCAGCGGCCAGTGGCAATTATCACTGGGAATTAAGCAACATTCTTGCTTCGATAAGTTGCATGTTTATGAGCGGCCCACTCTTAACTGGATATACCCAAACAATAAATGATTACTTTGATAGAGAAATTGATGCAATAAATGAACCTAATAGACCAATACCTTCAGGGGCAATTTCTCTGTTCCAAGTAAAATGTCAAATTTGGGTTTTACTAATAGCCGGTCTTGGAGTTGCCTATTTATTAGATTTGTGGGCACATCACACGATTCCTTCCGTCCTTCTTTTGGCTTTGGGAGGTTCATTTGTAAGTTTTATTTACTCAGCACCACCTTTAAAACTTAAACAAAATGGTTGGCTTGGTAATTATGCACTTGGTGCGAGCTATATAGCTCTTCCTTGGTGGGCTGGACAGGCTCTATTTGGACATTTAACGTGGACAACGGCCCTGCTTACTCTTGCCTACAGCTTGTCAGGTCTAGGGATTGCGGTGATAAATGATTTTAAAAGCGTGGAAGGGGATAAAAGCCTTGGGCTTGAATCACTTCCTGTTGTTTTTGGTATTAAAAATGCAAGTCGTATTAGCGCAGGAATGATAGATATCTTTCAGCTGGCAATGGTAGTAGTTTTAATAGCTATAGGACAACATTTTGCATCTGTCATTCTGGTTTTACTAATAATTCCTCAAATCACATTCCAAGACATATGGCTATTACGCGATCCATTAAAATTTGATGTTAAATACCAAGCCAGTGCACAACCATTTCTAATTTTAGGAATGCTTGTGACTGCAATAGCTATTGGACATAGTTCCTTAATTAGTTTATAA
- a CDS encoding ABC transporter ATP-binding protein yields the protein MKKSVARLTNINKFYGEGSVKVKALDELNLEVYQGDYLAVMGASGSGKSTAMNILGCLDRPTNGTYELNGTAVEKLDDDLLADIRNKELGFVFQQFHLLQEVSALENVMLPMIYACVPSLEREKRAEEALKRVGLGNRMTNLPNQLSGGQQQRVAIARAIINKPSLLLADEPTGALDSKTTEDVLNLFDQLHSQGITIVLVTHEDNVAQRAKKIARFRDGKVIEITHN from the coding sequence TTGAAAAAGTCTGTAGCGCGACTAACTAATATAAATAAATTTTATGGGGAAGGCTCAGTCAAAGTGAAAGCTCTTGACGAACTAAACCTTGAGGTTTATCAGGGCGATTACCTTGCTGTTATGGGTGCAAGTGGATCTGGGAAAAGTACTGCAATGAATATACTTGGATGCCTTGATCGTCCTACTAATGGGACTTATGAATTAAATGGAACTGCTGTAGAAAAGCTTGATGATGACTTGCTAGCAGATATTAGAAACAAAGAACTTGGTTTTGTTTTTCAACAATTTCATCTGCTTCAAGAAGTTTCAGCACTTGAGAATGTCATGCTTCCAATGATTTATGCATGTGTCCCCTCTTTAGAGAGAGAGAAGCGAGCTGAAGAGGCTCTTAAACGAGTAGGGCTTGGGAATAGGATGACCAATCTTCCTAATCAATTATCAGGTGGACAACAACAACGAGTTGCCATAGCAAGGGCAATAATCAATAAACCATCCCTTTTATTAGCAGACGAACCAACTGGTGCTCTTGATTCCAAAACTACTGAAGATGTTTTAAATCTGTTTGACCAACTTCATAGTCAAGGAATCACAATTGTCTTAGTTACTCATGAAGACAATGTTGCTCAAAGAGCAAAAAAAATAGCACGGTTTAGAGATGGCAAAGTAATAGAGATTACTCATAATTAG
- the ubiE gene encoding bifunctional demethylmenaquinone methyltransferase/2-methoxy-6-polyprenyl-1,4-benzoquinol methylase UbiE, which yields MRPGNTKAIEEMFNSISSKYDFLNDIFSFGLHRFWKTRLLDILNPTFGEKWIDLCCGTGDMSILLARYIKSSKNITGIDSASQALVVARERSKQNYSSIEWINGDALETNLTSHQFDGLLMAYGLRNLSSPYSGLEEAFRILKPGGRAGILDFRSFEGTSIQGLFQKIYLSFYVVPISSLFGLGKEYSYIKKSLVNFPSGEKQIHLALSAGFKKAKYQTLAMGQMGILLLEA from the coding sequence ATGAGGCCTGGTAATACTAAAGCTATAGAAGAAATGTTTAATTCAATTTCTTCAAAATATGATTTTTTAAATGATATATTTAGCTTTGGATTGCATAGGTTTTGGAAAACAAGATTATTGGATATTCTTAATCCAACTTTTGGAGAGAAATGGATAGATCTTTGTTGTGGAACTGGCGATATGTCAATACTTTTGGCTAGATATATAAAAAGTTCTAAAAATATTACTGGAATAGATTCAGCTTCTCAAGCATTAGTAGTTGCGAGGGAAAGATCTAAGCAAAACTATTCTTCAATTGAATGGATAAATGGTGATGCTCTAGAAACAAATCTCACATCTCATCAATTTGATGGCCTTTTAATGGCCTATGGCTTAAGGAATCTTTCCAGCCCTTATTCAGGCCTTGAAGAGGCTTTTAGAATTTTGAAACCAGGAGGAAGAGCTGGGATATTAGATTTTAGATCTTTTGAAGGAACCTCTATACAAGGGCTATTCCAAAAGATTTATTTAAGTTTTTATGTTGTTCCAATTTCATCTCTTTTCGGTTTAGGAAAAGAATATTCATATATAAAAAAAAGCTTAGTTAACTTTCCCTCTGGTGAAAAACAAATTCATTTGGCACTTTCTGCGGGCTTCAAAAAAGCAAAATACCAAACATTAGCAATGGGACAAATGGGGATTTTATTACTTGAAGCCTGA
- a CDS encoding PspA/IM30 family protein gives MGLFDRLSRLIRANLNAFVSDAEDPIKILDQSVADMQEDLVKLRQAVAMAIASQKRLENQANQAKEQIKNWFTRAELALKKEEDDLAREALSRKKTFQETYESLSTQFQTQNGQVEKLKKSLLLLERKIAEARTKKDMLKARAQAAKAQEQIQSAVGDLGSKSAMAAFERMEDKVEALEASGQAALELAGEDLESKFAALEGGDDIEKELETLRTQLKSGVEAIALPPSDLDVNEVKTVEIQEVEVELEEMKKSMDNS, from the coding sequence ATGGGATTATTCGATAGGTTAAGTCGATTGATAAGGGCAAATCTAAATGCTTTTGTCAGTGATGCAGAAGATCCAATAAAAATACTTGATCAGTCTGTTGCTGATATGCAAGAAGACTTGGTGAAGCTTCGTCAAGCTGTAGCTATGGCTATTGCAAGTCAAAAAAGATTAGAGAATCAGGCAAATCAAGCAAAAGAGCAAATAAAAAATTGGTTCACCAGAGCTGAATTAGCCTTAAAAAAGGAAGAGGATGATCTGGCTAGAGAAGCATTAAGTAGAAAAAAAACATTTCAAGAAACTTATGAATCTTTATCGACTCAATTTCAAACACAAAATGGTCAAGTTGAAAAACTAAAAAAAAGCCTTTTGTTATTAGAGAGAAAGATTGCCGAGGCTCGAACTAAAAAAGATATGCTTAAAGCAAGAGCTCAGGCAGCCAAGGCTCAGGAACAAATTCAAAGTGCAGTTGGTGATTTAGGGAGCAAGTCCGCTATGGCTGCTTTTGAAAGAATGGAGGATAAAGTAGAGGCATTGGAAGCTTCTGGGCAAGCTGCATTAGAGTTAGCAGGAGAAGATCTAGAAAGTAAGTTCGCAGCATTAGAAGGAGGTGATGATATTGAGAAAGAGTTAGAGACATTGAGGACTCAATTGAAATCGGGAGTTGAGGCAATAGCGTTGCCTCCGTCTGATTTAGATGTCAATGAAGTAAAAACAGTAGAAATCCAAGAAGTTGAAGTTGAATTAGAGGAGATGAAAAAATCAATGGATAATTCTTGA